The Polyangium mundeleinium genome contains the following window.
CGCACTGCAAGCGGCCGGGCGGCTCGACGAGGCGTGGCTCGCGTTGCATCGATTCCGCGTGGAGGCGCGCACGGCGTACGAGCCGATCCGCGCGAAGATTGATGGGGCGCTCGGCGAGCTTTCGGGGAAGCTCGGCGGACTCGTGGTGGAAGGCGGCGTGCCAGGCGCCCTCGTGCTCGTCCGGGGACAAATTGCCGCCAAATTGCCAATGACCTCACCGATTTACCTCGCGCCGGGGGACGTCTCGGTCGTGGTCCGCCCGCCTGGAAAACCCGACTTGACGGTCCGCGCGCGTCTCGCGGTGGGCGCCGTTGCCCGCGCGAGCGCGAACCTGGATACGCCTGGCATTGGCGTGGCGGCAGGAGGTCTCACCGGGACGGTCGGTGGGCTCGCGGGTGGGCTTACCGGTGGGCTCGGCAAACCCACGGGACAACTCACGGGGGCGGTCGGCGGACTCACGGCGCCCATTGGGGGACTCACGGCGCCGGTGGGAGGACTCACGGCCCCGAACCCTGGAATCGAGGCGCCGAATCCTGGACTCACGGCGCCGAATCCCAATATCGGGGCCCCGAATCTCTCGGCACCCGTCGGCGCAGTGACAGCGCCCGTCGGCGCGATCGCGGCGCCCGTTGCCGCGGCGACGGCGCCCGTTTGGCCCATCGTGGTGGGCGTCGGCGGGCTCGCGGTGATGGGCGGCGCGATTGCGGCCTCGGTCGTGCATTCGGGCAGGCTCGACAATTTCGACGCGAACCTCTGCGGCGGGTCGGGCGCAAGCCTGGAATGCCCCTCCATCGAATCCGGAATCAAGGTGACGACCGGGCTCCAGGTCGTGGGGTACATCCTCGGAACTGCCGCGCTCACCACGGGGATCGTGGTCTTCGCCGTGACGCGATCGGCGCCCGATCTCGAATGCCCGAAGGTGGGCCGCGCGCCGGCCTTGACCCTCCAGTGTGGCCCCCACGTGGGCGGCAAAGGCGGCGGCGTGGGTTGCGTCGGCACGTTCTGAATTGGTCTTTCCAGAAAAACACATCATGATCGAAGCCACGAGCAAGCGGATTCGCGTGGATGACGTCGAGCTCCACGTTCTCACGGAGGGCTCGGGCCCGCCGATCCTCGTCCCCACTGGCTGCGGGATCGAGTTCTACCGGCGTACCTTTTCCCGGCGGCTCCTCGATGCCCATACGTTCGTCTACGTCGAGATGCGAGGCACGGGGGCATCAACCGGCAGCCCCGAGGGGGCCACGTATGCGACGCTCGCCGATGATCTGGATGCCGCGCGTGAGAAGCTCGGGATCGATCGCGCCGTGGTCATGGGCCATTCGAACCACGGAGGCATCGCGCTCGAATTCGGGCTCCGTCACCGGGAGCACGCGGCCGCAGTCGTCTCCGTGGCGAGCGTGCCCGATTTCAGCCGCGCCATGAGCGTGGGAATCGCGCGGTGGGAGGCGGAGGCGAGCGCGCCACGGAAGGAGCTCCTCGCTCGCAACCAAGCCGAGCTCGGCGCCCTCGATACGAGCACGATGGATCCCGACGAGCTCACCCTCCGTCGATACCTCGCATTGCATCCACTCGTGTGGAACGATCCGGCGCTCGACGCCGGTGCCCTTTGGGGAGGCGTCCCGAAGGGATTTGCCCTTTACATGCAATCGGTCATCCGCCCCGAAGCGGAGCGCTGGAGCCTCGTGCCGTCCCTCGGCGAGATGGCTTGCCCCGTCCTCGCCCTCTGTGGCCGATACGATTACGTCTGCCCTGTGGAGTTATGGGCGGAGGCGATCGACGCGGTGCCGCGGGGCGTTCTCGACATCTTCGAGAGGAGCGGGCACAATCCTCAATACGAGGAGTCGGCGCGATTCGACGCCGTCTTGCTCGCATTCTTGCGCGCCCTTGCCTGAGGGTGCGCGCCGGCCGATGGAGGTCATGACCATGGAATCGCTTGGTGGTTGCTGCACCCTCGACATCGATAGGTTCCGGAACACGCGCGACGCGGTGGAGAAAGCGCCCGAAGCAGGGAAAGGGAGCTTCGAGACCGTGACCGAGTGGCGGGACGGCGCGCAAGCCGTGACGCGGGCGAGGTCCTTCAAGATCGAGACGGACGAGCCCACGCCGCTCGGCGGAAAAGACCAGCACGTCGATCCAATGGAGCTCTTGCTCGCGGCCCTCGGATCGTGCCTCACAATTGGATGGGTCACGCAGGCGCGGCTGCGCGGGATCGAGTATCGCAACCTCGTGATCAAGGTGCAGGCGCCGTTCGACCTGCGCGGATATCTCGCGCTGGATCCTTCTGTCCGGCCCGGGTTCGGGCAGCTTCGTTATACCGTGGACGTGGACACCGACGCGGACGCGGCGCTGCTCGAAGAGATTCGAATCGCCGTGGAACGGACGAGCCCCATGCTCGACAATGTCTTGCGTCCGACGCCGGTCGAAGGGATCGTCCAGCAGCGCCCGAGCGTCTCGGCCTGATCCCAAAACCGGCATCGTTCCCTCCGCTCCGCACACCATTCACGCGTCGTCCGACGCCGCGGACGTTCGAGCCCTCTAAAAAGCACCGTACGGGAGAATACCAGCGCTCAGGCACGGGCGAGAGAAGTGCGCTGCGCTATGGTGTGCGAGGTCGCAGTCGCACGGGGGATCGTCGGGCGGGGGGGACGAATGCAGGTCGAGCGCAGGTCGGATTCGTCGTGGGAAGACGAGCCTTCGGGTCTGCCCGTGGCCATCGGCGACGTCCTCGATGGCAAGTATCGCGTCCTGCGCGTCCTCGGCAAAGGCGGCATGGGCGTGATCGTGGCCGCGGTGCACGTGGAGCTCGGGCACCGGGTCGCGCTCAAATTCCTATTGAAATCAGCGATGCAGAACGAGGAGGTCGTTGCCCGATTCGCCCGCGAAGCGAGGGCCGCGGCCATGATCCAGAACGAGCACGCGACGCGCGTGCTCGATATCGGGCGATTGCCGAGCGGACAGCCCTACATGGTGCTCGAGCTGCTCGAAGGCTCGGATCTCGGCGCGCATGTCGCCCGAAACGGCCCCCTCCCCATCGAGGACGCCGTCACGTACGTACTCGAGGCGTGCGAGGCGATCGCCGAGGCCCATTCCCTCGGAATCGTCCATCGTGATCTCAAGCCCGACAACCTTTTCCTCGCCCGGCGTCCGGACGGATCCCGCATCGTGAAGGTGCTCGATTTCGGAATTTCCAAGCTGTCGGTCGATAATGGAACTTCGCCGGAGCGCGGCGCTCCGCTCACGACGACCTCCGCCGTGATCGGCTCACCAATGTACATGTCGCCCGAGCAGCTCCGCGCCACGCGCGACGCCGATCCCCGCTCGGACATCTGGTCCATCGGCGTGACGCTGTACGAGCTGATCGCGGGGGAAGGCCCCTTCCCCTGGCAAAGCCTGCCCGAGCTCTGCGCGGCCATTCTGAAGGACCCACCGACGCCGCTCCGCGCGCGTCTTCCCGACGCGCCGCCGGAGCTCGACGCGGCGCTCCTGCGTTGTCTGCAGAAAACCCCGGGCGATAGGTACACGAACATCGCCGAACTCGCGGTCGCGCTCGCGCCGTTCGGCAAGCCCGGAGCCATTGCGTCGAGCGAGCGCGCGGTGCGCCTGCTCGCGCGTGGTACGTCCGCGGAGCGCTCCCCCAGCGCGCGCGGCCCGCTGAGCACGAGCCCGACCTTGACCGATCCGCGCGTGCTCCTCCCGCCGTTGCATTCGACGCCGCCGGTCTCGGCGACCTCGCTGCTCGAGCGTGATCCCGCGGGGGCGAAGTGGCAACGAATGCTGCGGCCCGTGCCGCTGCTCGCGCTCGTGGCGGCGCTCATCCTCGCAGGAGGCGCAGGGATCCGGCTGCAGCGCGCGTACGGATCGCCGAACGTCGTCGCAGACCTTGCGCATGGCGGAATCGAGGCGACGCTCGGCCCGGCGTTCACGAAGGTGAAACCGCTGCCGGCATCCGTCGAGGCCGCCGAGACGAAAGCGCATCCGCCCGTCATGGTAGAGGCGCGACCCGCACCGCGGCCGATGAGTAAGACGCCGCAGGGGGGCTTTTCAAAGCCGCGGCCGCAAAGCACGATCACGGACAAGATCTCGGAGAAACCCCCGTCGTCCGTGAAGCGCCCCAATCCTTTCGACGGGCGCGAATGACACCCATGACGAATACCTTCCGCGTCGCTCATCGTGATCCGAGGAGAAGCGCCGTCGCGCCCGCGGCCGCCCTCGCCGTCGTGCTGCTCTCCGGCCAAGCCGCCGCAATTCCGCCCGACACGATGGAGGACCGCGCCGCCCGGAGGGCCGCAGCAGAGGTACTCTTCGACGAGGGCAAATGGCTGATGGACGAGGGGCGTTATCCAGAGGCATGCCCCAAGTTCGCCGAGAGCCAGAGGCTCGACGCGGGCGTCGGGACGCTCTTGAACCTCGCCGATTGTCTGGAAAGAATCGGGCGCACCGCGAGCGCCTGGGCCGAGTTCCGGGCCGCCATTTATGCCGCACGCGAAAAGGGGCAGCTCGAGCGCGAGACGGTCGCGCGCGAGCGGGCGGCGGCGCTCGAGCCAAAG
Protein-coding sequences here:
- a CDS encoding tetratricopeptide repeat protein, with the protein product MRRSFPVAPLLLTMCFAAGPLGCGSTTENCRPAISGDVAAEAPRVDAGVSGMAGARMDAAADARANANANVEPPRPEAQLRDAAELRARAKVNIDAGRWREALPDLERAFELSGDVTILGDLGLALQAAGRLDEAWLALHRFRVEARTAYEPIRAKIDGALGELSGKLGGLVVEGGVPGALVLVRGQIAAKLPMTSPIYLAPGDVSVVVRPPGKPDLTVRARLAVGAVARASANLDTPGIGVAAGGLTGTVGGLAGGLTGGLGKPTGQLTGAVGGLTAPIGGLTAPVGGLTAPNPGIEAPNPGLTAPNPNIGAPNLSAPVGAVTAPVGAIAAPVAAATAPVWPIVVGVGGLAVMGGAIAASVVHSGRLDNFDANLCGGSGASLECPSIESGIKVTTGLQVVGYILGTAALTTGIVVFAVTRSAPDLECPKVGRAPALTLQCGPHVGGKGGGVGCVGTF
- a CDS encoding alpha/beta fold hydrolase translates to MIEATSKRIRVDDVELHVLTEGSGPPILVPTGCGIEFYRRTFSRRLLDAHTFVYVEMRGTGASTGSPEGATYATLADDLDAAREKLGIDRAVVMGHSNHGGIALEFGLRHREHAAAVVSVASVPDFSRAMSVGIARWEAEASAPRKELLARNQAELGALDTSTMDPDELTLRRYLALHPLVWNDPALDAGALWGGVPKGFALYMQSVIRPEAERWSLVPSLGEMACPVLALCGRYDYVCPVELWAEAIDAVPRGVLDIFERSGHNPQYEESARFDAVLLAFLRALA
- a CDS encoding OsmC family protein, yielding MESLGGCCTLDIDRFRNTRDAVEKAPEAGKGSFETVTEWRDGAQAVTRARSFKIETDEPTPLGGKDQHVDPMELLLAALGSCLTIGWVTQARLRGIEYRNLVIKVQAPFDLRGYLALDPSVRPGFGQLRYTVDVDTDADAALLEEIRIAVERTSPMLDNVLRPTPVEGIVQQRPSVSA
- a CDS encoding serine/threonine protein kinase, with amino-acid sequence MQVERRSDSSWEDEPSGLPVAIGDVLDGKYRVLRVLGKGGMGVIVAAVHVELGHRVALKFLLKSAMQNEEVVARFAREARAAAMIQNEHATRVLDIGRLPSGQPYMVLELLEGSDLGAHVARNGPLPIEDAVTYVLEACEAIAEAHSLGIVHRDLKPDNLFLARRPDGSRIVKVLDFGISKLSVDNGTSPERGAPLTTTSAVIGSPMYMSPEQLRATRDADPRSDIWSIGVTLYELIAGEGPFPWQSLPELCAAILKDPPTPLRARLPDAPPELDAALLRCLQKTPGDRYTNIAELAVALAPFGKPGAIASSERAVRLLARGTSAERSPSARGPLSTSPTLTDPRVLLPPLHSTPPVSATSLLERDPAGAKWQRMLRPVPLLALVAALILAGGAGIRLQRAYGSPNVVADLAHGGIEATLGPAFTKVKPLPASVEAAETKAHPPVMVEARPAPRPMSKTPQGGFSKPRPQSTITDKISEKPPSSVKRPNPFDGRE